TTTGAGGCCAAACCCCTCGTCGATGCCGGCCATGGCGCACAGATTGACCGAACGGCACTTAAGCAAGCCATCGAAGCCAATCCCATTTATCGCGACACCGTCGTCTCGCATGATTGGCGTACCGCGACGATCATGCTTGAGCTCAAGGAGAACCCGAACGGCTTCGGCGCCATGCTCGCTGATGTCCACAAGATACTTGATCAGGAAAAGCAGGCGGGCCTGCAGGTATCGGTCAGCGGCAACCCGGTCTTCTTGCATCAGGCGGAGATCTTTGCCGAGCGTATCAACTGGCTGTTCCCCATTGCAGTGCTGGTGATCGGCCTGTTGCACTTCGAAGCCTTCCGTACCCGGCAAGGACTGATCCTGCCGCTGGTGACCGCGTTGTTGTCGGTCGTATGGGGCGTGGGTGTGATGGGGCTGATGCGTATCCCCATGGATATCTTCAATTCACCGACGCCAATCCTGATTCTTGCCGTCGCCGCGGGACATGCGGTCCAGCTGCTGAAGCGGTATTACGAGCGCTTTATCGAGCTGGTCGACAACCAGCGCGTTGAGCCGGCGCTGGCCAATCGATTGGCAACGATCCAATCGCTGGTCGCGGTAGGCCCGGTTCTGGTGATCGCGGGCGGCGTTGCCGCGCTGGGGTTCTTCTCTCTGGTGGTGTTCGAGGTTGAAACGGTGCGGGCCTTCGGCATCTTCACCGGCATCGGGATTCTCACCGCGGTCATTCTTGAATTCACGTTCACACCGGCAGTGCGCGCCAGCTTGCGGCCACCATCAGCGGACCAGATCCGCACTGAGAGCCGCGTCCGCTTCTGGGATCGCCTGAGTGCGGGCATCGCGCAAACGGTGATGGCGCCTGGTGGTCGCAAGGTCATCCTGATTGGAACGGCGCTCCTGATCGCGATCGCGATTGCCGGCTGGCCGAAGGTCCAGATCGACAACGCCAGCAAGACGTTCTTCTCCCCCAGCCTGCCTATCCAGCAAGACGATCAGCAGCTCAATCTACAAACCGGCGGGACCAATGTGCTCTACCTGATGGTCGATACCGGCCGAGAGGATGGCATCAAGGATCCCAAGGTCCTGGCCGCCATGCACGCGCTTCAGCTCGAAGCGGCGAAGCGTGCCTACGTCGGCAAGACGCTGTCGATCTACGACTTCCTGCAGCGCATGCATGAAGCCGCTTCAGGCGAGAGCAAGACGGCTGGCCGGCTGCCTGCGGACCAGAATCTGATCGCTCAATACCTGTTCCTCTACTCGATGTCGGGCGATCCCGAGGACTTCTCCGCACATGTCGACTACGGCTACCAGCGGGCAAAGATCTCCGTCATGTTGCGCACCAACAGCAACGCGGAAATCGATCAGTTGGTCCGTGACCTGAAGCGTGAAGCCAGCAAGCTGTTCCCCCGCAGCGTCAGCGTCTCGTTTGGGGGCGAGGTCGCACAGACGCTCGCCGTCACCGACGTGATGGTGCACAGCAAGCTGCTCAACATCGTGCAGATACTGGCCGTGATCTTCGCCGTCTCGGCCATCGCGTTCAGATCATTCGTCGCCGGTGCACTGGTACTGGCGCCGCTCTTGGTCGTGCTGGCGCTGGTGTTTGGGGTGATGGGCTACTTCGGCGTCCCGCTCAACATCCCGAACTCGTTGATCTCCGCAATGGCCGTCGGCATCGGTGCGGACTACGCCATCTACCTGATCTACCGGATCTCGGAGTTTGTCGCCCAAGGGCAATCCCTCAACGCAGCGGTAAATCAAGCAATCAAGACCGCTGGCAAAGCGTGCCTCTTCGTGGCAACGGCCGTCGCCGGCGGGTATGCGGTTCTCCTGTTCTCATACGACTACAAGGTCCATATGTGGCTCTCCTCCTTCATCGTGTTGGCGATGCTGGCCAGCGTCCTCACGGCCCTGACCCTCATTCCCAGCGCGATCCTGATCTTCAAGCCGCGATTCGTACTGGAGCGGCGTTCGGGTGATCGTGGCGCGATCCTGCTGATCGTCCTGGCCACCATCGGCTTCCTGACCTACTCGCAGGTGGCCTGGTCCGCACCGACTGCCGCCGAAATCATGGAGCGCAGTGCCGCAGCAACGCGATTCAGCACGTCGAAATCCTCGGCAGAGTTCGTGTTGGAGAGCAAGGACGGCGGCAAGCGGACGCGTAAAGCCAACATGACCTCCAAGCTGCAGGAGAACGGCACGGACACGATGCGACTGGTCCGGTTTGAAGCGCCTGCCGACATCAAAGGGACCTCCACCCTCCTGATCGAAAAGAGCGCGGCGGATGACGGCATGTGGGTCTACCTGCCCGCGATGAAGCGGGTGCGCCGGCTGGTGGCCTCCAACAAGAAGGACAGCTTCATCGGTACCGATTTCAGCTACGGCGACGTGATGGGCCACAAGGTGGGCGACTGGAAACACACCCTGGTCTCCGAGCAGACCAAGGACGGTGTTGGTTACTTTGTCATCGAGTCCATCCCGGCCAGTGACGCGACGCGGACGGATTCCGGGTATGGCAAGCGCGTCTCGTGGGTGCGCAAGGACAACTGGGTGGCCGCCCTGGTCGAAACCCAGGACACCGGTGGCCAGCCCTACAAGCGCTTCGTGTTCTCGGACATCCAGAAGGTGGATAACGCGAACAACAAGTGGCAGCCCATGAAAGCAGTGGGATCAAATCTGCAGAGCGGGCACACCACCACCATCACCTTCGCGAGCTTCAAGGTGGGCGAGCCGGTTGCAGATACCACTTTCTCGGCGAACAATCTCGCGACCAACTAGATGATCAGGCCGTTCAACAAGCACCGGTTGGTGTCGGTGTGTGCGGTGTTGTCGATATGGGGCTCGGCCCTAGTATATGCCGAGCCGATCGATATCAGTGGGGAAGTGGCAGCGGGGGTATGGTCCTCTACCAGGATGCTGGATGACCGGACCAGCATTGGCGTACTGCGCGGCGATCTGCTGCTGGATTGGCAAGCAACCGAATCACTCCAGCTGCATGCAGCCCTCTGGGCGCTCTCGGCACCGGAAAGGCTGGACCACAAGCGAGAAGACGCAGGCATCAACGAGCTGTATCTGCGTCTTGGCCAAGCGCCGTGCGCACCCACACTAGGCAAACGACTGGTGCTCTGGGGCAGAGCCGACGCAATCAATCCGACTGACCAGATTTCGCCCCGCAACTTCCGCCGCTTGACGCCCGACGACGACGAGCAACGTGCGGGGAATTGGGGCCTTCATCTGGATTGCCAAATCGGTCCGGGAAAACTGCAGCTGCACTGGATGGACCAGCGCGAGCTCAATCAGGTGCCGTTTCGCGAGCAGCCAGGCGTAGTCGTGCTGGATGAGCATCCGGACCGTGCCTCAAGCTTCGCCGCCAAGTACGACGTTCTGGGAGAGGCCGCGGATTGGTCCATTGGATATGTTCGCGGCAATGACTTGTATCCCACCCTCGCGGTGAGTGCGATGACTCAACAGGGGCTCGTCCTGTCGCAGGAAGCCACCCCGTTCCAAATGCTCGGGGCGGACATCGCCTTCGTTCGGGGTGAGGTCGCCTACCGTGCTGAATTTGCATGGGTCACCTATAACCAGGACGCCGAGCCACTGACTGCATGGCGCCGGCCCTATGTGTCGACTGTTGTCGGTGGGGAATGGGCCTTGGGTGATCGGGAAACCCTCGGTCTTCAACTGTTCTGGAAGCACTTGCATGGCGATCTTCCCGCCAACCCGCATCCCATCCAGCAATCGCTGCAAGCGGCCCAAGGCCTGATCAGCAACGAGCTGGATGACAACCAGTACGGCGTCACCGCCCGATATGCCAAGTCATTTCTGGACTCAAGGGCTGACCTAGACCTGTTTGCCGTCTGGTCGCAGCCCAACGAAGACTGGATGCTAAGAGGGCGCCTGAGCTACGCCTATTCGGATCACATCCGCCTACGAACCGGCTTCGATGTTTTTCGGGGCCCTCGCCAATCCTATCTCGGCAATCTTCGGCAAAACTCGCTGCTTTACTTTGAGACTTCCTACCTTTGGTAGGTATGCACATTCTCCTCACGCGACATGCATTCGTTCGACAAGCCAAGCATATACCCCGATATTTATTGGTCACCGCAGTCGATATTTTGACTGTCTATTTTTAAATGCGGGCTCTGTGCCCTCAAGAATTTGGACTACCCTGTCTTTAATTTCTAATTGTTCAATGGCTCCTGACTCATAACAAAATCGACTTGCTGCCTTGTCGCAAGTGGCATGAATAATTTGTTCGGCGTCGCACACAACTGCTAAATTCGGATTGTGCGTGACCATAATGACTTGTCTTCGATCTTTGGCTTTTTTAATACATTTCACCAACACCTTAAAGATTGTTTGGTTGTCCAAATTTTCCTCAGGCTGATCAATCAATATAGGAATATCATCTTTGTCGACTAACAAATAAAACACCAAAAGTAAAAGGCCACGCTCTCCCGGAGAGAGTTGACCAATCTCTTGGCCGTTAAATGTCAAGGAGTATCGCGGGGTAAGATATTCAAAGCCGAAAATATAATCGAGCACTTCAAGTGGTTCAATGCCCTTTTTTACTTGATCTGCCAACCGAGTTCCCCGCGCACTCTGACCATCACGCGTATCGACCTTTAGCGCGTGATCGATTTGGCTTGCAAAAGTGATCGCTTCATCTGCGGTGGCGAAATTAGCCTCATGTAGCATACGCCTTACAACCAGACTGCTTTCCTCAACGCCTGAGAACGTGCCTCGTACCTGCCGGTTTAGTTTATTGAAAAACTGGTCCTGGAATCCAACCTCTTCAATGCGAACATGGAATTCTAGAGGTAAATTCATCTCCATCTGCTCTGCAGACTGCACAAAATTTTGGACTGGGTGATAGAGGCGCTGGTATTCATCAACAGTCGCTTGGATTTTTGCGTGAATCTCTCTTGAAAGCAATGTTCGCTCTTTTTCTAGCCTGAGCAGCTGCTCAGGGAGTTTTGTGAGAGACTCCAATTCTGATTCAAACCAAGCGATTGTTCCGGTTTTTTCTGCGGGGCCAATAATATCCGATTTCAGCTGCCCCCATTGAAACAAGTCTTCCTTATAGCGGACGTAGAGTCGCTGTTTCTCACCCAGCTTACCTTTTGCCTCTTCGATTGATGCGGTTATTTCTTCACTGCGCCTGCTGATGCTCCCTGGCTCTAGCGTTACCAGCAGGCGGTCAGCATTATCGATCACCTCTTGCATTGCAGTGGCGACCTCCTCAATCGGAGCACTGTCTATTTCAACCCTATACACAGAGTCTATTGACAGCTCCGTCCCAAGATCGATCCAAAGCTCCTCTAGCTCTTTTACAAATGACTCGTTATGTCTCTTTTGATTTTCTAATGCCTGTGCAATCCGTTTCGCGACTGCTTGCCTTTTTGCCGCGGCCGCCTTTACATTGCGTTGCTCGACTTCTTCCTGCTTGATTTTCCGAAGCTGCTCTTCGAGTTCGTCGATTGCTGCTGCGGCCCTCTTAGAGTCCTCAAGTGCTTCAGAAGAGGCAGTGGGATCAGCAATTTCTTCAGGTTTTGCTTCTTCTAGTGCTAGCAGCTGGGCTTTTTTTGCAACAAGCTGCTCTTCTAGACTCCTTTTGAACTCTGGCGCCAGCCGGTGCTCTGCCTCAATAATTTCACGATTAATCTTCGAAATACTCTGGCGCAATGCTTGACGGGCGTGATTTATCTCGGAAACTTTGTAGTTGATCAGCGCATCCATTGATGCTTGCCCCAAGCGATCTTCACGTGGAACGTGCGAATATATGATTTTTCTCAATTCTGAATCGAACGTTGCGGAGCCGCCACCCCCCAATTCATTGCAAAGGTCCTCAACATACCTCTGAGGCAGATATTTCACACGCTCAATGCCATTTGGATCTGGGTTTTTGTCCAGCTCCATTGAGGTGGTGCTGCCGTCATGCCAATTCACTGCCCCTGTAAAATTCTGTGCTAAGCGCGTACGTGGATTTCTAAAGCGTGCCGTATTTAAAAAAGAAAAGCTTTCGTGATTTCGCGCACCACCCGCTAAGGCTATGATGTCGGAAAGGGCGCTTTTCCCACTTCCCTTGTTGCCTATAATCGCAACTAAATCTGGGTTGAGAGGCAAGTCGACATCGAACCAAGTTTCGACCAGAGCAGATTCCGCTTTTTTTGTAACCGTGACCGAGCGGATGAACTTGGTTCGGTTCAGGTCGACAAGTTGCAATTTAGGTGGGAGATCGCCGACAAAGACTCGGTCCTCAAACTCTTCAATTGCTTGAAGCAGTCCTTTGAAAGTACTGTCTGCCTTGATCCAAGTAAAACAATTTCCAACTCGGTCTTTGTCTTCTGAAGAGCTCAGCCAATGTGCGTCCGAGCAATCTAGAAGATTTGAATTTACATTCGCATCCAACAACTTGCTTTTGGCCTTGGCATAAGCCTCTGGAGATTCTGCCGCTGTAAACACCAAACTGGCCTCATTAATTAGCGTTTTTTTCTCAGCGATCGTATGGTCGTCCCATTTTAGATTCTCCCACTCGGTCTTGCCGACTGCCAAAACAAATTTTCCCTTCAACGCGTCGTTTTCAAGAGCTTTACGCAAGCCATCTGCGCTTATATTTAGATTATTAAATCCTTCAATTAGCGGAGACCCAAAAGCATCACGCCGCTCTGCCGGGGCTGATTCAATTATTGC
This region of Chitinolyticbacter meiyuanensis genomic DNA includes:
- a CDS encoding TrlF family AAA-like ATPase → MPITSLGSTWKKWDLHVHTPDSFIHHYPGSKEEAWESFITDLENLPEEFKVIGINDYVLVDGYEKILKAKREEGRLKNIDLVLPIVELRLDKFGGVVQSGKNGYSPSAWSRINIHVIFDQVEPDFIRQQFISAIGPSYRLVPGSAGEGKWNCVISRPSLEALGSAIIESAPAERRDAFGSPLIEGFNNLNISADGLRKALENDALKGKFVLAVGKTEWENLKWDDHTIAEKKTLINEASLVFTAAESPEAYAKAKSKLLDANVNSNLLDCSDAHWLSSSEDKDRVGNCFTWIKADSTFKGLLQAIEEFEDRVFVGDLPPKLQLVDLNRTKFIRSVTVTKKAESALVETWFDVDLPLNPDLVAIIGNKGSGKSALSDIIALAGGARNHESFSFLNTARFRNPRTRLAQNFTGAVNWHDGSTTSMELDKNPDPNGIERVKYLPQRYVEDLCNELGGGGSATFDSELRKIIYSHVPREDRLGQASMDALINYKVSEINHARQALRQSISKINREIIEAEHRLAPEFKRSLEEQLVAKKAQLLALEEAKPEEIADPTASSEALEDSKRAAAAIDELEEQLRKIKQEEVEQRNVKAAAAKRQAVAKRIAQALENQKRHNESFVKELEELWIDLGTELSIDSVYRVEIDSAPIEEVATAMQEVIDNADRLLVTLEPGSISRRSEEITASIEEAKGKLGEKQRLYVRYKEDLFQWGQLKSDIIGPAEKTGTIAWFESELESLTKLPEQLLRLEKERTLLSREIHAKIQATVDEYQRLYHPVQNFVQSAEQMEMNLPLEFHVRIEEVGFQDQFFNKLNRQVRGTFSGVEESSLVVRRMLHEANFATADEAITFASQIDHALKVDTRDGQSARGTRLADQVKKGIEPLEVLDYIFGFEYLTPRYSLTFNGQEIGQLSPGERGLLLLVFYLLVDKDDIPILIDQPEENLDNQTIFKVLVKCIKKAKDRRQVIMVTHNPNLAVVCDAEQIIHATCDKAASRFCYESGAIEQLEIKDRVVQILEGTEPAFKNRQSKYRLR
- a CDS encoding outer membrane lipoprotein-sorting protein, which codes for MNDITHTAGLSVPARDAHSNAPRLLERYVTWVVDYRKWVIGFVVLLTVFFGLFAAKQQVVINPAAVVPQGHPYIKATNAIEKIFGSKYLVVIGVTPKQGDALQPAVLDTVRRITDQLYASPTVSKQTLLSLTSRQAKSIRGNAEGFEAKPLVDAGHGAQIDRTALKQAIEANPIYRDTVVSHDWRTATIMLELKENPNGFGAMLADVHKILDQEKQAGLQVSVSGNPVFLHQAEIFAERINWLFPIAVLVIGLLHFEAFRTRQGLILPLVTALLSVVWGVGVMGLMRIPMDIFNSPTPILILAVAAGHAVQLLKRYYERFIELVDNQRVEPALANRLATIQSLVAVGPVLVIAGGVAALGFFSLVVFEVETVRAFGIFTGIGILTAVILEFTFTPAVRASLRPPSADQIRTESRVRFWDRLSAGIAQTVMAPGGRKVILIGTALLIAIAIAGWPKVQIDNASKTFFSPSLPIQQDDQQLNLQTGGTNVLYLMVDTGREDGIKDPKVLAAMHALQLEAAKRAYVGKTLSIYDFLQRMHEAASGESKTAGRLPADQNLIAQYLFLYSMSGDPEDFSAHVDYGYQRAKISVMLRTNSNAEIDQLVRDLKREASKLFPRSVSVSFGGEVAQTLAVTDVMVHSKLLNIVQILAVIFAVSAIAFRSFVAGALVLAPLLVVLALVFGVMGYFGVPLNIPNSLISAMAVGIGADYAIYLIYRISEFVAQGQSLNAAVNQAIKTAGKACLFVATAVAGGYAVLLFSYDYKVHMWLSSFIVLAMLASVLTALTLIPSAILIFKPRFVLERRSGDRGAILLIVLATIGFLTYSQVAWSAPTAAEIMERSAAATRFSTSKSSAEFVLESKDGGKRTRKANMTSKLQENGTDTMRLVRFEAPADIKGTSTLLIEKSAADDGMWVYLPAMKRVRRLVASNKKDSFIGTDFSYGDVMGHKVGDWKHTLVSEQTKDGVGYFVIESIPASDATRTDSGYGKRVSWVRKDNWVAALVETQDTGGQPYKRFVFSDIQKVDNANNKWQPMKAVGSNLQSGHTTTITFASFKVGEPVADTTFSANNLATN